CAGCACGCGCCACTCGGCCGGCAGCGTTTTAGGGTCGACGGCGAAGCCGTGGTTCTGGCTGGTGATGTAGCAGCGCTGCGTGCCGGTCAGCCTGACGGGCTGGTTGTGGCTGCGGTGGCCGTACTTGAGCTTAAACGTGTCCCCGCCCGCGGCCAGGCCCATGAGCTGAGAGCCCAGGCAGATGCCGAAAATGGGCTTGTCCTGCTGCAGGGCTTGCTGCAGGTGGGCAATGGTGGCCTGGCACATCTTCGGGTCGCCCGGGCCGTTGCTCAGGAACAGGCCATCGTATTCCAGGGTGGTGAAATCGTAGTCCCAGGGCACGCGGATGAGCGCCACGTCGCGCTCGAGAAAGCAGCGGATGATGTTGGTCTTGGTGCCGCAGTCCACCAGCACGATTTTGTGCTGGCCGTGGCCGTAGCGGGTGACCTCCGTGGGGCTGACCTGGGCCACCAGGTTGTCCAGGTTGGGGTCGTGGAAGGGCACATCTTCCTTGGCTACAATTTTGCCCAGCATGGCACCCTTCTCGCGCAGCTTCTTGGTGAGCATCCGGGTGTCCACACCGAAGATGCCGGGAATGTTATACTCCTGCAGCCAGTCACCCAGGCTTTTGGCCGCGTTCCAGTGGCTGTGCTCCTGGGAGTAGTAATTGACCACCAGGCCGGCAATGTGCACCTTGTCCGACTCGAAGATCCGGGAAATCGACTCGTAGAGCTCCTCGCCGGGCACACCGTAGTTGCCCACCATGGGGTAGGTGAGCACCAGGATCTGGCCGGCAAAGGAGGGGTCGGTCAGGTTTTCCGGGTAGCCCGTCATGGCCGTGCTGAACACGACCTCGCCGGCGGCGGAGGTAAAGGCGCCGAACGATTGGCCCTCGAGTTCGGTGCCGTCTTCCAGAATGAGTTTTACTGTTTGGGTCATCAATAGATGGAAATTCTTCGTGGTGGTAGCCGGTGTGAGGCTATTCAATTCCCCTCCTCAGCTGAGGAGGGGTGCCCGAAGGGCGGGGTGGTTGACAATCGTTGAATAAC
The Hymenobacter sp. DG25B genome window above contains:
- the carA gene encoding glutamine-hydrolyzing carbamoyl-phosphate synthase small subunit, translating into MTQTVKLILEDGTELEGQSFGAFTSAAGEVVFSTAMTGYPENLTDPSFAGQILVLTYPMVGNYGVPGEELYESISRIFESDKVHIAGLVVNYYSQEHSHWNAAKSLGDWLQEYNIPGIFGVDTRMLTKKLREKGAMLGKIVAKEDVPFHDPNLDNLVAQVSPTEVTRYGHGQHKIVLVDCGTKTNIIRCFLERDVALIRVPWDYDFTTLEYDGLFLSNGPGDPKMCQATIAHLQQALQQDKPIFGICLGSQLMGLAAGGDTFKLKYGHRSHNQPVRLTGTQRCYITSQNHGFAVDPKTLPAEWRVLFENLNDGTCEGIRHVSKPFFSTQFHPEAAGGPQDTEFLFDDFLTAVAEYKAAQPK